In one window of Nicotiana tabacum cultivar K326 chromosome 12, ASM71507v2, whole genome shotgun sequence DNA:
- the LOC142167116 gene encoding uncharacterized protein LOC142167116 has translation MGKLSTGETHFSLVYGAEALIPVEVGEPTLRFSQTDEEANNEALLVKLELLDERRDLALVRMVAQKQRMERYYNWSADLCYFKVEDLVLRKMTQNTREINVGKLGPTWESPYRVSIVTGKWSYELENQDGVKLPSNWNVTHLKRYYS, from the coding sequence ATGGGAAAATTAAGCACAGGAGAGACACATTTCTCTCTCGTATACGGTGCGGAAGCTCTGATTCCGGTGGAAGTAGGAGAACCAACCTTACGATTCTCCCAAACAGATGAAGAAGCAAATAATGAGGCGTTGCTAGTGAAGCTGGAACTGCTCGATGAACGTAGGGACTTGGCACTTGTGAGGATGGTGGCTCAAAAGCAAAGGATGGAAAGATACTATAACTGGAGTGCCGATCTCTGCTACTTTAAAGTAGAAGACTTGGTTTTGAGGAAAATGACTCAGAACACTCGGGAAATCAACGTTGGAAAGCTGGGTCCGACGTGGGAAAGCCCCTACCGGGTTTCAATTGTCACCGGTAAATGGTCATACGAGCTAGAGAATCAAGATGGAGTTAAATTGCCCAGTAATTGGaatgtgactcacctcaaaaggtattatagCTGA